One Ctenopharyngodon idella isolate HZGC_01 chromosome 3, HZGC01, whole genome shotgun sequence genomic window, atctggatcacatccagaccagcagcagccagTCTGATACCCCGAAACTACATTGATCAGGTGACAGAGGTGCGAGGATTCAACGATGAGCAGAAAGAGCAATACTTCAACAAAAAAGTAGTCCTGAGGTTGCTGGAAACATCATCCGTCATATCAGGAAATCCAGGAGCCTgtacatcatgtgccacatccccgtcttctgctggatctctcTCACTGTTCTTCAGCCTCTACTGGCTCGAGAGAGCAATGACAAAACACCCACAACTCTCACAGGGATGTACACAAGCTTCTTACTTAGTCAGCAGCAACAGATGACAGCAAAATACAGTGATGATCCTGAACCTGAAGCCAATGCCTGGTCTTTTGATCAGATTATTCTGAAGCTTGGGAAATTGGCCTTCCAACAGCTGGAAAAAGGAAATCTGATTTTCTACAAAGAAGATCTTGTGGAATGTGGACTAGAGGTCAATGAAGGGTCGGTGTTCTCTGGGTTATGTACTCAAATCTTTCAGGAGGAAAAAGCTGTTTCAGCAAGAAACGTTTACAGTTTCGTACATCTCAGCATCCAGGAATTCCTTGCTGCTCTCTATGTGTTTTTGATTAGCAAAGATAAGAAAGCAAAGCTACTTTTTGAATCCCAGAGAGAAAAACTCACATGGAAACTGTCCAGAAAGACACTGTTTCAGCTTCATAAGGGTGCGATCAACAAGGCTTTACAAAGCGAGAACGGACACCTGGACCTTTTCCTCCGGTTCCTCCTGGGTCTCTCTCTGGAGTCTAATCAGAATGACCTGAAGGAATTAGTGCCAGGACTGGAACTCAAAACAGAGAACATGAAAAACACTGCTGACTATATCAAAAAGAAAATAGAGAAGGAGAAATCAGTGGAGAGGACCATCAATCTCTTCCActgtttaaatgaaatgaaagatgACTTTGTAGGGGAAATCCAGAAGAATCTGAGCTCAGGAAATCTTTCAGCACAGAATCTCTCCTCTGCTCAGTGGTCTGGTCTGGTGTTTGTGCTCCTGATGTCAGAAGAGACTCAAGAGAAGTTTGAACTGCAGAAACACAGAAGATCTGATGAAGCAGTGATGAGACTGCTGCCAGTGAtcaaaaacacaagaaaagcACTGTAAGAGTCTTctttaaattcatttatataCACTGTTGGTCTTTTCTAATTGGGACGTCTTTTTACATGGATGACTTGTTGGCCTAGACAGTTCAGAATAACGAGTAAATGTATCAATGTGTGTGATGATATTAAATGCCAAAGTGTCTCCATCATCAGACAAGTTGAACCTGAGTTTTACCCTTTTTAATTATTCTTAATTGTATCATAAATTAAAGAAACTGAAAATACaggtttaatgttttatgaaaATTGTTTTAGCTTTGCTTACATCGCTACAGTCAAAGGTTTTTCCAAGTTATCTATGCTCTAGATTATAAACACTACCTTAATAAGCATTGATATCACTGATTGTTTTGTTCGCTACACAGGCTACAACGCTGTAATCTCACTGCTCAGTGTTGTGAGAGTTTGTCATCAGTTCTACAATCCTCAAACTCcttcctgagagagctggacctgagtaacaatgatCTAAAGGATTTGGGAATGAGGCTTCTTTCTGATGGACTAAAAagtccaaactgtcagctggAAATACTGAGGTTTGAgtttaaatactttatttatttattaatttatttatttttttcattaagttaattatttaaaaacacactgCTAAGATTGATTCTGTAtgcaattacattttgtttttattgttcagatTTTCCATATGTAATCTCACTGCTCAGTGTTGTGAGAGTTTGTCATCAGTTCTACAATCCTCAAACTCcttcctgagagagctggacctgagtaacaatgacctacaggattcaggagtgaagcttctttctgatggactgaagagtccaaactgtcagctggagatactgaggtaaatggttttaaaataattaacaaaatgcTATCACAATAAATGATTGTCAACGAATGTGACATTTGTTCTCGATGTAATGGAAATAGTCAATGGAAACTGATCGGGCCTGATACCAAGCTCAtatacttgtactcgtactcatACAAATATGGATGTGCTTGAATTGTTTGTTGAATCGTTCTTCAGATTCTTGACTTGTCACCGTCTGAACCAGCCCAACACAGTTGATTGATCGCCATAGAAAATCACTGGTTCAGCGAATGAAATCAAAAGTTGCTATTGTGAATGCCGCACGATCCACTGCTGTACATGTTTAGAAAAGTGAATGAATACTTTGGTACATTTCCACAGACACTTTTGTTACTTTTATGACTGAATCTacagaaaataacagcatacaaACTGCACAGTTCAGTGTGTGATACTGGTCTGATTGTCAAACTAATGTCATGTGGACTGTTGCTGCGTGTGTTTGTAGATTGTCTGGCTGTATGGTGACAGATGAAGGCTGTGGTTATGTGTCTTCAGCTCTgagttcaaacccctcacacctgagagagctggacctgagctacaatcacccaGGAGATTCATTCATTGATAAATTCAACCATCAAAACTGCACACTGGATAAACTTAAGTATGTTGAGCAGGAAGAGTTTGACTTTACTTctttcatacatttacaaaggTTCTTACTGAGAATAAACAGAGGTTTAGCTGCAGTTATACtacagggctgttgaatgcttgattctgattgtttGACAAACTTTCTAAGGTGCAGTACagacacactaacacacacacattcaaacataCACATGCACAGAAATGTGTCAGTGCTGCCCCACGACTtcatcagtaaaatagtttcacAATTTATG contains:
- the LOC127508917 gene encoding LOW QUALITY PROTEIN: NACHT, LRR and PYD domains-containing protein 3-like (The sequence of the model RefSeq protein was modified relative to this genomic sequence to represent the inferred CDS: inserted 1 base in 1 codon); protein product: MTSAEQHYDTQDEMEEEKLKHKEVQMSSSARSEVGVGVNAETGGTANVPVLTGNTITGPVTFIYNTAGNAPQKASERQTEKHTVDQGSTAEDNKAALHEISHRLKVKLKQEYERILVGNSQMGHQKYLNDIYTDLYMVENETGGIVSEHEVRQIEFKQFDAKDTPIQCNNIFEVHEGRRNRKVLTMGIAGVGKTVSVNKFILDWAEGTENQDIALIFPLPFRQLNLNTKNCSLMGLLHKYLSYPEELASLPDGDGKIMFIFDGLDECRFSLNFKKNDGFTDVHKETTVSKIVTSLIKRQLVPSALIWITSRPAAASLIPRNYIDQVTEVRGFNDEQKEQYFNKXSSPEVAGNIIRHIRKSRSLYIMCHIPVFCWISLTVLQPLLARESNDKTPTTLTGMYTSFLLSQQQQMTAKYSDDPEPEANAWSFDQIILKLGKLAFQQLEKGNLIFYKEDLVECGLEVNEGSVFSGLCTQIFQEEKAVSARNVYSFVHLSIQEFLAALYVFLISKDKKAKLLFESQREKLTWKLSRKTLFQLHKGAINKALQSENGHLDLFLRFLLGLSLESNQNDLKELVPGLELKTENMKNTADYIKKKIEKEKSVERTINLFHCLNEMKDDFVGEIQKNLSSGNLSAQNLSSAQWSGLVFVLLMSEETQEKFELQKHRRSDEAVMRLLPVIKNTRKALLQRCNLTAQCCESLSSVLQSSNSFLRELDLSNNDLKDLGMRLLSDGLKSPNCQLEILRFSICNLTAQCCESLSSVLQSSNSFLRELDLSNNDLQDSGVKLLSDGLKSPNCQLEILRLSGCMVTDEGCGYVSSALSSNPSHLRELDLSYNHPGDSFIDKFNHQNCTLDKLNVDHGGEFRITAGLHKYSHRLTLDLNSVNKLLHLSERNTVITYTNTPQSYPDHPDRFDHYPQVLCRESVCDRRCYWEIEWSDGMSVSVSYKSISRKGRGYESMFGRNDQSWSLYCSRSRYSFIHNNIETHLPVKPIISGRVGVYVDHSAGTLSFYSVSGDTMSLIHTLQTTFTQPLYPGIRVGSGSVKLC